The nucleotide window GAGCTTACGCCGGGGAAGACCGGGCCATGTTAAATTGGCGCATTTGATGGCCGAAAGATTCTTGTCCTTGACCTCCAGCATGACATCAAGATCACGCGTGCCGAGCAGGGCATGAAACTGCATGAATGGCTTCATGCTGATGGTCTGGGAGTGCATACCCGGTCTGCCGTTTGCCAGTTGCTGCGAATAATGGATTTTCTGTCTGCCGCTGTGCGTACTCCATGTCAGCTTGGCCTGATCGAGCCAATACAACATGTCGCCGTGGTCTGGGGGATTCAATTCGTGATGAAAAACGTCAAAAATGACAGGCAACGCAAATTCATCGTACAAACTCAATGCGTCTTCAACGGTATAGATGCGCTCGTCGTTTTCCAGCGCCAACCGTTGCCTGATAGACAAGGGCAGAGCGGCAAGGTTTGCGCGCAGCCTCTCCAATGAGTTTTTTTTATCTCCGTAGCCACCACCAAGGTGCAACACAATGCGAGAATCAAGCCCGGTTTGTATGGCTTCAAGAAAGTCAGCATGAAAAGCAAGGTCGGCCACAGCACGGCGAACCACATCGCTGTGAGGCGAATTGAGCACTGTGTACTGGCCCGGGTGCATGGAAAGGCGTACGCCGCTTTGGCGCACGGCATCGGCCAGCGCTGCAAGCTCGGATTTCAGCTCAGCCTGCCAGTCAAAATGTACTGCTTCATGTGAAGCCAGAGGAATAATATCAGAACTAATGCGCATGAGGGCCAATGACTCTTGCTGGCAATAACGCAGCACACTTTCCAAGGCACGCAAATTCGTTCGGCTTGCGGCCAGCAAATTGTCATGGCTGGCGCGCCCCAGGGTAAGGCAGGTCTGGAAGGCATTTGGCAAGCCGATGGTTTTGCAGGCAAAGCCATAACGGATCATAGTGAGTCCCTCTATTGCAAAAAGGCCCCCGCATAGCGGGGGCCTTATCACTCTATAAGCTGAGAAGCTGTGGGCTGGCTTAGTACATGCCGCCCATGCCGCCCATGCCACCCATGCCGCCCATGTCAGGCATGGCGGCTTCTTTCTTGGGTTCGGGCTTTTCAGCAATGGCGCATTCGGTGGTCAGCAGCAGGGAGGCCACGGAAGCGGCGTTCTGCAGAGCTGTACGGGTCACCTTTTTGGGGTCGATAACGCCAGCCTTGATGAGGTCTTCGTAGTCGCCGGTAGCGGCGTTGAAACCGAAGCCATCTTTGCCGTCGCGCACTTTTTCAACCACAATGGAGCCTTCAAAGCCGGCATTGTGGGCGATCTGGCGCAGGGGTTCTTCAATGGCGCGGCGGATGATGTTCACGCCAGCCAGTTCGTCGTCGTCAGCGGGCTTGATGTCGCAAAGGACCTTGGCCACGCGGATGAGGGCGGTACCGCCGCCAGGCACAATACCTTCTTCCACGGCAGCGCGGGTGGCATTGAGGGCGTCTTCAACGCGGTCTTTCTTTTCCTTCATTTCCACTTCGGTGGCAGCGCCCACATGAACCACGGCTACGCCGCCCACCAGCTTGGCGAGGCGTTCCTGCAGCTTTTCGCGGTCATAGTCAGAGGAGCTGTCTTCGATCTGGGCGCGAATCTGCTTCACGCGGGCCTTGATGTCGTCGCCTTTGCCAGCGCCGTCAACAACGGTGGTGTTTTCTTTGTCGATGACAACGCGCTTGGCGGTGCCAAGTTCGGCGAGGGTCATGCTTTCAAGCTTGGAACCGGTGTCGTCGGAAGCCACCTGGCCGCCGGTGAGCACAGCGATGTCCTGCAGCATGGCCTTGCGGCGGTCGCCAAAGCCGGGGGCCTTCACGGCCACAACCTGCAGGGCGCCACGCAGCTTGTTGACCACCAGAGTGGCCAGGGCTTCGCCTTCCACGTCTTCAGCGATGATCATCAGGGGACGGTTCACCTTGGCAACCTGTTCAAGCACGGGCAGCATGTCTTTCATGCTGGAGATTTTCTTTTCGGTGCACAGGATGTAGGGATTGTCCATTTCGCAAACCATCTTTTCGGGATTGGTCACGAAGTAGGGGGACAGGTAGCCGCGGTCAAAGCGCATGCCTTCCACCACGTCCATGGTGGTTTCGAGGCCCTTGGCTTCTTCAACGGTGATGACGCCTTCCTTGCCCACTTTGGACATGGCTTCGGCAATGATGTTGCCGATGGTGGTGTCGGAGTTGGCGGAAATGGTGCCGATCTGGGCAATTTCCTTCTGGTCGCGGGTGGGCTTGGCAAGATTGGCCAGCTCAGCGATCAGGCCTTCAACAGCCTTGTCGATGCCGCGCTTGATGGCCATGGGGTTGCGGCCAGCGGCCACAAGCTTGATGCCTTCGCGGTAAATGGCCTGCGCCAGAATGGTAGCGGTGGTGGTACCGTCGCCGGCGGCGTCGGAAGTTTTGGAGGCCACTTCCTTAACGAGCTGAGCGCCCATATTTTCGAATCTGTCAGACAGTTCGATTTCTTTGGCAACCGTCACGCCGTCCTTGGTGATAACGGGAGCGCCGAAGGACTTTTCAATAGCCACGTTACGGCCCTTGGGTCCAAGGGTAACCTTAACGGCGTTGGCAAGCTTATCTACGCCACGGGAAAGTTTTTCACGGGCTTTAACGTCAAAGAAAATTTCTTTAGCAGACATTGGGACATTTCCTCCTAAATGGTAATTCGCAAAGGTGGGAGCTAGTCGATGATGGCGAGAATGTCTTCTTCACGCATGACCAGATGGTCAACGCCGTCAAGCTTCACTTCAGTACCAGCGTACTTGTTGAACAGCACTTCGTCGCCGGCCTTGACGGCCAGAGGGGCGCGCTCGCCATTATCCCCTACCTTGCCGGGACCCACAGCCACAACCTGACCCTTGGACGGCTTTTCTTTAGCCGTATCAGGAATGAACAGGCCACCGGCGGTCTTTTCTTCGGATTCAAGGCGTTTGACCAGAACACGGTCGTTAAGGGGTTTCAGCTTCATGACGTCAGATCCTCCCGGAAATGTTATTATTGTCCCTTGGGGGACACAGCATTGGACGCAAACAAGCGGCCGCGCTGGAAATATTGCGCGTTACAGGCCTTGATGAACATGCTGTCCAATCGGGCCCCGCACCAGTCATGAAATAAGACACGCTGGCGGGTTGAAAAGGGGCATGTGTAGATTTTTTTTTACATTTTTTCTAACTACGCAAAATAATAAAGAATTACGTAGATGAAAAAAGAATCCGCACGCCCGGCATTTCCGGCATCCGGCCCTTCGGCTACCCGGTAAACCGGGGCGCCGGACAGCGAAATATCTTCGCGGGCTGTCACGTCCTCGGCACCATACGTGATTGGCGGGCAAAGTAAAGTCCTACACATACAAAAGCCGTGCAAACTATAATTAAACCGGGGAGCATCGCTCTGCAGGCATAGTTTTGGCATGTTGGGTTCGACAGACCGTTAGCGACGGGCCGTTGCCACCTATGTACAACTTGCGCAGGGCTGGGCGCAGAGAATGCCCCATCCGTAATACCGGAAGCAGGTTGCGTTTGAAAAATGTTGCACTCACCACATGCAATGCTTCACCGCTAAAACACGATGCTGCCGGGTTTGCATCAAGATCGTGCGGAGCTTGTTTGGCGTGTGATTTTTTGAAAATTTTTTATTGTGTTGATGACTGCGCTCATGACCGGGTAATTTTAAAGGGCCGCTGATGCACTCAGCGGCCCTTGTATTGTCAGGCTGGGATAGGTGGTTTGCGCCTATACGCTGGCTTCGTCCACCAGGAAGACGATGGAGTAATACGGAATGCCGCTATGCAGAGAAAGACCGATCTGGCATGTGCGGCTTGAGGAATAGCCCACTTCGCATGTGCTGACCTGCATGCGCAGGCCCTTGAGTGCGGATTCGTTGAGTTCGGGATGGGTGAAGCCTCTGTCGCCTGCCCAGCCGCAGCAGTTGATGCCGTCTGGAACGATGACGTTTTCAGCGCACATCTTGGCCAGCTTTTCAAGCTTGCCCTCAAGGCCCATCTTGCGCACAGAGCAGGTGGCATGCAGGGCGATGGTTTTGGGCAGCTTGGTGAATTTGAGGCAGCCGTCCATCTTCTCAAGAATGAACTCAATGGGTTCCATCAGAATGAGAGACGGGTCAAGGGTCTGCTTCATGTGCAGCAGGCAGGGGCTGGTTTCGCACAGTACAGGATACTGGCCGTTATTACTGGCTTCCTTAAGAGCGGCTTCCAGTTCTTTTTCTTTTTTATGAGCCGCATCAGAAAGACCCTTGCTGGCAAAGGCCATACCGCAGCAGAGCTTGTCCAGATTTTTGGGCAGAATAACGTCGTAGCCGCCCTTGAGCAGCACGCTGATAACAGCTTCCGGCTCAGTTCTGCGGTCTGTGTGTTCTTCGCCGGGGCCCATGTTACGGGCTATGCAACTGGGGAAGTACACCACCCGTTTGGGGTTGGCACTGTGCGTTTCAGGCAGGCGTATCTTGCTGCCGCCTGTGGGCATGTCTTTGTTCCACAAGGGGGCCTTGTTGAAGGTGATGCAGCGTAGCAACCTTGAACCGTTTTCCATAAAGGTGCTGCCAAGAGCACGGTGCAGC belongs to Desulfovibrio intestinalis and includes:
- the uvsE gene encoding UV DNA damage repair endonuclease UvsE codes for the protein MIRYGFACKTIGLPNAFQTCLTLGRASHDNLLAASRTNLRALESVLRYCQQESLALMRISSDIIPLASHEAVHFDWQAELKSELAALADAVRQSGVRLSMHPGQYTVLNSPHSDVVRRAVADLAFHADFLEAIQTGLDSRIVLHLGGGYGDKKNSLERLRANLAALPLSIRQRLALENDERIYTVEDALSLYDEFALPVIFDVFHHELNPPDHGDMLYWLDQAKLTWSTHSGRQKIHYSQQLANGRPGMHSQTISMKPFMQFHALLGTRDLDVMLEVKDKNLSAIKCANLTWPGLPRRKLTEEWARYKYFVLERSPQGYAAIRQLLKSDRPSAEEFYAILENTHACDLEPGKARNAAEHVWGYVSKATPPKEAARMHKDLEELGSSLAPLARIKRRILSLAEAQGHDYLVNSLYFYL
- the groL gene encoding chaperonin GroEL (60 kDa chaperone family; promotes refolding of misfolded polypeptides especially under stressful conditions; forms two stacked rings of heptamers to form a barrel-shaped 14mer; ends can be capped by GroES; misfolded proteins enter the barrel where they are refolded when GroES binds) yields the protein MSAKEIFFDVKAREKLSRGVDKLANAVKVTLGPKGRNVAIEKSFGAPVITKDGVTVAKEIELSDRFENMGAQLVKEVASKTSDAAGDGTTTATILAQAIYREGIKLVAAGRNPMAIKRGIDKAVEGLIAELANLAKPTRDQKEIAQIGTISANSDTTIGNIIAEAMSKVGKEGVITVEEAKGLETTMDVVEGMRFDRGYLSPYFVTNPEKMVCEMDNPYILCTEKKISSMKDMLPVLEQVAKVNRPLMIIAEDVEGEALATLVVNKLRGALQVVAVKAPGFGDRRKAMLQDIAVLTGGQVASDDTGSKLESMTLAELGTAKRVVIDKENTTVVDGAGKGDDIKARVKQIRAQIEDSSSDYDREKLQERLAKLVGGVAVVHVGAATEVEMKEKKDRVEDALNATRAAVEEGIVPGGGTALIRVAKVLCDIKPADDDELAGVNIIRRAIEEPLRQIAHNAGFEGSIVVEKVRDGKDGFGFNAATGDYEDLIKAGVIDPKKVTRTALQNAASVASLLLTTECAIAEKPEPKKEAAMPDMGGMGGMGGMGGMY
- the groES gene encoding co-chaperone GroES, coding for MKLKPLNDRVLVKRLESEEKTAGGLFIPDTAKEKPSKGQVVAVGPGKVGDNGERAPLAVKAGDEVLFNKYAGTEVKLDGVDHLVMREEDILAIID